In a genomic window of Lagopus muta isolate bLagMut1 chromosome 2, bLagMut1 primary, whole genome shotgun sequence:
- the FLRT3 gene encoding leucine-rich repeat transmembrane protein FLRT3, translated as MITVPWSVFLIWTKIGLLLDMAPYSVTAKPCPSVCRCDVGFIYCNDRDLTSIPTGIPEDATNLFLQNNQINNAGIPSELKNLRRVERIFLYHNSLDEFPTNLPKYVKELHLQENNIRTITYDSLSQIPYLEELHLDDNSVSAVSIEDGAFRDNIYLRLLFLSRNHLSTIPWGLPKTIEELRLDDNRISTISELSLQDLTNLKRLVLDGNLLNNHGLGDKVFMNLVNLTELSLVRNSLTAAPVNLPGTNLRKLYLQENHINHVPPNAFSYLRQLYRLDMSNNNLSNLPQGVFDDLDNITQLFLRNNPWHCGCKMKWVRDWLQSLPLKVNVRGLMCQAPEKVRGMAIKDLNAELFDCKDDMSTIQITTAVPNTLYPAQGHWPVSVTKQPDIKTPNLNKNYRTTASPVRKIITIFVKSVSTETIHISWKVALPMTALRLSWLKMGHSPAFGSITETIVTGDRSDYLLTALEPESPYRVCMVPMETSNIYLSDETPECIETETAPLKMYNPTTTLNREQEKEPYKNSSVPLAAIIGGAVALVALALLALVCWYVHRNGALFSRHCAYSKGRRRKDDYAEAGTKKDNSILEIRETSFQMIPITNDQVSKEEFVIHTIFPPNGMNLYKNSHSESSSNRSYRDSGIPDSDHSHS; from the coding sequence ATGATTACTGTACCCTGGAGCGTCTTCCTAATTTGGACTAAAATAGGGCTGTTACTTGACATGGCACCTTATTCTGTCACTGCCAAACCGTGCCCATCAGTATGTCGCTGTGATGTGGGTTTCATATATTGTAATGATCGCGATTTGACATCTATTCCTACAGGAATCCCAGAGGATGCTACTAACCTCTTCCTTCAGAACaatcaaataaataatgctGGGATTCCATCAGAACTGAAGAACTTGCGTAGGgttgaaagaatatttttataccACAACAGCCTGGACGAATTCCCCACTAACCTCCCTAAGTACGTCAAAGAACTGCATTTGCAGGAGAATAATATAAGGACCATCACTTATGATTCGCTTTCACAAATTCCTTATCTGGAAGAACTGCATTTGGATGATAATTCTGTTTCCGCTGTTAGCATTGAAGATGGAGCTTTCAGGGACAACATCTAtctcagacttctttttctctctcgAAATCACCTTAGCACCATTCCCTGGGGTTTGCCTAAAACAATAGAAGAGCTACGCTTGGATGATAATCGTATTTCCACAATTTCAGAGCTGTCCCTTCAAGACCTTACAAATCTAAAACGCCTTGTTCTAGATGGAAATCTTCTAAATAACCACGGATTAGGAGACAAGGTCTTCATGAATCTAGTCAATCTTACAGAACTGTCATTGGTTCGCAATTCACTTACAGCCGCACCAGTAAATTTGCCAGGAACAAACCTAAGGAAGCTTTATCTTCAAGAAAACCATATCAATCATGTGCCACCCAATGCTTTCTCTTACTTAAGGCAGTTGTATCGACTAGATATGTCCAATAACAATCTCAGCAATTTACCTCAGGGCGTCTTTGATGACCTGGACAACATAACTCAGCTGTTTCTTCGCAACAACCCTTGGCACTGTGGGTGCAAAATGAAGTGGGTCCGTGACTGGTTGCAGTCATTGCCTTTGAAAGTGAACGTACGAGGGCTGATGTGCCAAGCACCAGAAAAAGTGCGCGGAATGGCTATCAAAGACCTCAACGCGGAACTGTTCGACTGTAAGGATGACATGAGCACCATCCAGATCACCACCGCAGTACCCAACACACTGTACCCAGCCCAGGGACACTGGCCGGTTTCTGTGACCAAGCAACCAGACATCAAGACCCCCAACCTAAACAAGAACTACAGAACCACGGCCAGCCCGGTACGCAAGATCATTACAATATTCGTGAAATCAGTGAGCACAGAGACCATCCACATCTCCTGGAAAGTTGCGCTGCCAATGACAGCCTTACGGCTCAGCTGGCTCAAGATGGGCCACAGCCCTGCCTTTGGATCTATAACTGAAACCATCGTGACAGGGGACAGGAGCGACTATTTGCTTACAGCACTCGAACCAGAGTCGCCGTACCGTGTGTGCATGGTCCCCATGGAAACCAGCAACATCTATCTCTCTGACGAGACACCTGAATGCATCGAGACCGAGACAGCTCCCCTCAAGATGTACAACCCGACAACCACACTCAACCGGGAGCAAGAAAAGGAGCCCTACAAGAACTCCAGCGTGCCTCTGGCCGCCATCATTGGTGGCGCGGTGGCACTGGTGGCCCTGGCATTGCTGGCCCTGGTGTGCTGGTACGTCCACAGGAATGGAGCCCTCTTCTCCCGGCACTGCGCCTACAGCAAGGGGCGCAGGAGGAAGGATGACTATGCTGAGGCGGGCACTAAGAAGGACAACTCCATCCTAGAAATCAGGGAGACTTCTTTTCAGATGATACCCATTACCAACGACCAGGTGTCCAAGGAGGAGTTTGTAATACACACCATTTTCCCCCCTAACGGCATGAATCTGTATAAGAACAGCCACAGTGAAAGCAGTAGTAACAGGAGCTACAGAGACAGTGGTATTCCAGATTCAGATCATTCACACTCATGA